A window from Musa acuminata AAA Group cultivar baxijiao chromosome BXJ3-10, Cavendish_Baxijiao_AAA, whole genome shotgun sequence encodes these proteins:
- the LOC103969772 gene encoding sister chromatid cohesion 1 protein 2-like translates to MFYSHSLLSRNGPLGTIWVAAHCFKKLKREQIAHADISSSVDKIVPEIQISYRVLAQLLLGIVRIFSKKVDYLYHDCNVALICIRKSLAPVKLTETKRANTRTRHHLIEAGHKPDHDISSSKEPIFAEPVETMRAPYHHITISVPERLALDSFDLDVPDDNDTANTSPHEQFTLQGQCLDGNNDLSCLNESNHRESVMCDEINSSCFTPVNDVLLSHMMDINLEFDEECNFSCGNAEKENLQGDVRFHGWLEEKKSLDPIMPDGESEDRLHPVKTLKTTDSDIADAVRNLPNLADPLVSQEAFSSNYKNLSAYTNKSAMVTHPTKTHNEDLSPCDLGVPSPKFTVRTPAKREHHRILKKRKNFFDETIVLSNESLRKGIHDASSLIFKRRKVPHTLLDAWKSYRIPYLQQNILEPVITCMASELKALFQSSSSFYSPIHRSANHHLESQDVDHQTSSKSTKVEHSYNKPDIEVSPPKSHADVPRTDTLGEMEVNLSLGLSGTGLDLMGQDLESQEKGTIGQDNGWSLRSRGVAQYLSSKLLHPKDEQREESLSLQQILLWTKRSDSARFFYEILILKGCQSIDVNQDSPYGDIIIFATPKLEADLRS, encoded by the exons ATGTTCTATTCGCACTCTCTCCTCTCGAGAAATGGTCCCCTGGGCACCATATGGGTCGCTGCCCATTGCTTCAAGAAACTCAAGAGGGAGCAGATTGCCCACGCCGACATCTCCTCTTCAGTGG ATAAAATTGTGCCTGAAATCCAGATATCATACAGAGTCTTAGCCCAACTTCTGCTGGGTATTGTGAGGATATTCTCAAAGAAAGTTGACTATCTCTACCATGATTGCAACGTGGCTTTGATTTGCATAAGAAAATCATTGGCTCCTGTCAAACTCACTGAAACAAAGAGAGCAAATACCAGAACACGACACCACTTGATAGAAGCAGGACACAAACCAGACCATGATATTAGTTCATCAAAAGAACCAATCTTTGCAGAACCAGTGGAAACCATGCGTGCTCCATACCATCATATTACTATCAGTGTACCTGAAAGACTGGCACTTGATTCTTTTGATCTGGATGTTCCAGATGACAA TGACACAGCCAATACCAGTCCTCATGAACAGTTTACACTTCAAG GTCAATGCCTGGATGGTAACAATGACCTTTCTTGTCTGAATGAG AGCAATCACAGGGAATCAGTCATGTGCGATGAAATTAATTCTTCATGCTTTACACCTGTTAATGA TGTTCTTCTATCCCATATGATGGACATTAACCTTGAGTTCGATGAAGAGTGCAACTTTAGCTGTGGAAACGCAGAAAAGGAGAATCTTCAAGGAGATGTCAGATTTCATGGATGGCTAGAGGAGAAAAAATCATTGGATCCCATCATGCCTGATGGAGAATCAGAAGATCGGCTTCATCCTGTAAAAACGTTGAAGACTACAGATTCTGATATTGCTGATGCTGTTAGGAATCTACCGAATCTAGCAGATCCTTTGGTGTCACAGGAGGCATTttcatcaaattataaaaatttgTCAGCCTATACAAATAAAAGTGCAATGGTTACACATCCCACTAAAACCCATAATGAAGATCTGTCCCCATGTGATCTAG GTGTTCCTTCTCCTAAATTTACCGTCCGGACTCCAGCTAAAAGAGAACATCATCGTATACTGAAGAAGAGAAAGAATTTCTTTGATGAAACAATAGTGCTATCCAATGA GTCTCTAAGGAAGGGAATACATGATGCTAGTAGTTTAAttttcaaaaggagaaaagtaccTCACACGCTTCTGGATGCCTGGAAGTCTTACAGAATCCCTTATCTGCAGCAGAACATTTTGGAACCTGTGATTACTT GTATGGCCTCAGAGCTCAAGGCTCTCTTTCAAAGCAGTTCCTCTTTTTATTCACCAATACATAGGTCCGCAAATCACCACTTAGAATCACAGGATGTGGATCACCAAACATCGAGCAAATCCACTAAAGTTGAACATTCCTACAACAAACCTGATATTGAAGTTTCACCTCCTAAGAGTCATGCTGATGTGCCTAGAACTGATACACTTGGTGAAATGGAGGTAAATTTATCTCTGGGTTTATCAGGCACTGGGTTGGATCTTATGGGTCAG gatcttgagtctcaggAAAAGGGTACTATTGGCCAAG ATAATGGATGGTCACTAAGAAGCAG GGGTGTGGCGCAGTATCTTTCTAGCAAACTTTTGCATCCTAAAGATGAACAACGAGAAGAGAGTCTGAGTTTACAGCAAATTTTACTATGGACCAAAAGATCTGACTCTGCtagatttttttatgaaattcTG ATCTTGAAGGGATGTCAAAGCATAGATGTCAATCAGGACTCTCCATACGGTGATATAATTATATTCGCAACCCCAAAACTGGAAGCAGATCTTAGAAGCTGA
- the LOC135650623 gene encoding probable aspartyl aminopeptidase isoform X1, with protein sequence MATVDPIALDLVDFLNASPTNFHAVDEAKKRLKQAGFVHLSEREDWVLEPGGKYFFTRNHSTVVTFAIGKKYVAGNGFHIIGAHTDSPCLKVKPVSNVTKGGYLEVGVQTYGGGLWHTWFDRDLTLAGRVIKKEVKDDSVSYSHCLVRIEEPILRIPTLAIHLDRSVTEAFKFNTHSHLIPVLATSVKGEIQKLVDQNGPCKSNAQANVDNKIHHPVLLQLIADQAHCHPDEICDFELQVCDTQPSVIGGAMKEFIFSGRVDNLCMSFCALKALIDSISVGSLLDEESGVRMVALFDHEEVGSNSAQGAGSPVMLDALSRITKSFDSSDPRFLEKAIQRSFLVSADMAHALHPNFMDKHEENHQPKLHGGLVIKHNANQRYATNAVTAFIFREIAEMHNLPFQDFVVRNDMPCGSTIGPILASGVGIRTVDVGAPQLSMHSIREMCAVDDAKHSYEHFKAYFNEFTKLEKKLVVDL encoded by the exons ATGGCGACTGTGGATCCGATCGCTCTCGATCTCGTCGATTTCCTCAACGCTTCGCCCACCAACTTCCACGCCGTCG ATGAGGCGAAGAAGCGTTTGAAGCAAGCTGGGTTCGTGCATCTGTCGGAGAGAGAGGATTGGGTGTTGGAACCGGGGGGGAAGTATTTCTTCACGAGGAACCATTCCACCGTCGTCACCTTTGCCATCGGAAAGAA ATATGTTGCCGGGAATGGATTTCACATCATTGGAGCACATACTGACAGCCCATGCCTCAAAGTGAAGCCTGTCTCCAAC GTAACAAAAGGAGGATATCTTGAAGTTGGTGTCCAGACATATGGTGGAGGACTTTGGCATACCTGGTTTGATCGTGACTTAACCCTTGCTGGAAGAGTGATAAAGAAAGAAGTGAAGGATGATTCAGTATCCTACTCACACTGCCTTGTCAGGATTGAGGAGCCCATCCTTCGGATTCCTACCCTGGCTATTCACCTAGATAG GAGTGTTACAGAAGCCTTCAAGTTCAACACACATAGTCACCTCATTCCTGTGTTAGCAACATCAGTGAAG GGTGAGATTCAGAAGCTTGTAGATCAAAATGGTCCCTGTAAGTCAAATGCACAAGCAAATGTTGATAACAAAATACATCATCCAGTGCTACTGCAG CTTATTGCTGACCAGGCTCATTGCCATCCAGATGAAATTTGTGACTTTGAGCTGCAAGTCTGCGATACTCAACCAAGTGTCATAGGTGGTGCAATGAAGGAATTTATCTTCTCGGGAAGGGTTGATAACCTTTGCATGTCATTTTGTGCACTAAAG GCATTAATAGACTCCATCTCTGTTGGAAGTTTGCTTGATGAAGAATCTGGTGTCAGGATGGTGGCATTATTTGATCATGAGGAGGTTGGATCAAATTCAGCTCAGGGAGCTGGATCTCCTGTCATGTTGGATGCTCTGTCAAGGATAACAAAGTCTTTTGATTCTTCAGATCCCAGG TTTCTTGAGAAGGCAATCCAAAGGAGTTTTCTTGTTTCAGCAGACATGGCACATGCTTTACATCCTAATTTTATG GACAAGCACGAGGAAAATCATCAACCGAAACTACATGGTGGTCTTGTTATTAAACACAATGCCAATCAGCGTTATGCCACCAATGCTGTTACTGCGTTCATATTCCGAGAAATTGCAGAAATGCATAACTTACCCTTTCAG GATTTTGTGGTTCGGAACGACATGCCATGTGGTTCAACCATTGGTCCCATACTCGCAAGCGGTGTCGGAATTCGGACTGTCGATGTTGGTGCGCCTCAGTTGTCGATGCATAGCATTAGAGAAATGTGTGCTGTTGACGATGCCAAACACTCTTACGAGCATTTCAAGGCATATTTCAACGAGTTCACGAAACTTGAGAAGAAATTAGTCGTTGACCTTTAA
- the LOC135650623 gene encoding probable aspartyl aminopeptidase isoform X2: MATVDPIALDLVDFLNASPTNFHAVDEAKKRLKQAGFVHLSEREDWVLEPGGKYFFTRNHSTVVTFAIGKKYVAGNGFHIIGAHTDSPCLKVKPVSNVTKGGYLEVGVQTYGGGLWHTWFDRDLTLAGRVIKKEVKDDSVSYSHCLVRIEEPILRIPTLAIHLDRSVTEAFKFNTHSHLIPVLATSVKGEIQKLVDQNGPCKSNAQANVDNKIHHPVLLQLIADQAHCHPDEICDFELQVCDTQPSVIGGAMKEFIFSGRVDNLCMSFCALKFLEKAIQRSFLVSADMAHALHPNFMDKHEENHQPKLHGGLVIKHNANQRYATNAVTAFIFREIAEMHNLPFQDFVVRNDMPCGSTIGPILASGVGIRTVDVGAPQLSMHSIREMCAVDDAKHSYEHFKAYFNEFTKLEKKLVVDL; encoded by the exons ATGGCGACTGTGGATCCGATCGCTCTCGATCTCGTCGATTTCCTCAACGCTTCGCCCACCAACTTCCACGCCGTCG ATGAGGCGAAGAAGCGTTTGAAGCAAGCTGGGTTCGTGCATCTGTCGGAGAGAGAGGATTGGGTGTTGGAACCGGGGGGGAAGTATTTCTTCACGAGGAACCATTCCACCGTCGTCACCTTTGCCATCGGAAAGAA ATATGTTGCCGGGAATGGATTTCACATCATTGGAGCACATACTGACAGCCCATGCCTCAAAGTGAAGCCTGTCTCCAAC GTAACAAAAGGAGGATATCTTGAAGTTGGTGTCCAGACATATGGTGGAGGACTTTGGCATACCTGGTTTGATCGTGACTTAACCCTTGCTGGAAGAGTGATAAAGAAAGAAGTGAAGGATGATTCAGTATCCTACTCACACTGCCTTGTCAGGATTGAGGAGCCCATCCTTCGGATTCCTACCCTGGCTATTCACCTAGATAG GAGTGTTACAGAAGCCTTCAAGTTCAACACACATAGTCACCTCATTCCTGTGTTAGCAACATCAGTGAAG GGTGAGATTCAGAAGCTTGTAGATCAAAATGGTCCCTGTAAGTCAAATGCACAAGCAAATGTTGATAACAAAATACATCATCCAGTGCTACTGCAG CTTATTGCTGACCAGGCTCATTGCCATCCAGATGAAATTTGTGACTTTGAGCTGCAAGTCTGCGATACTCAACCAAGTGTCATAGGTGGTGCAATGAAGGAATTTATCTTCTCGGGAAGGGTTGATAACCTTTGCATGTCATTTTGTGCACTAAAG TTTCTTGAGAAGGCAATCCAAAGGAGTTTTCTTGTTTCAGCAGACATGGCACATGCTTTACATCCTAATTTTATG GACAAGCACGAGGAAAATCATCAACCGAAACTACATGGTGGTCTTGTTATTAAACACAATGCCAATCAGCGTTATGCCACCAATGCTGTTACTGCGTTCATATTCCGAGAAATTGCAGAAATGCATAACTTACCCTTTCAG GATTTTGTGGTTCGGAACGACATGCCATGTGGTTCAACCATTGGTCCCATACTCGCAAGCGGTGTCGGAATTCGGACTGTCGATGTTGGTGCGCCTCAGTTGTCGATGCATAGCATTAGAGAAATGTGTGCTGTTGACGATGCCAAACACTCTTACGAGCATTTCAAGGCATATTTCAACGAGTTCACGAAACTTGAGAAGAAATTAGTCGTTGACCTTTAA
- the LOC103968439 gene encoding transcription factor GTE9 isoform X1 — translation MIDVNRQIDYMAPTVLLEYTNQKQMKKSSQDLSFAMGKLQKLCSGSVVDYQHGLEVMLESQCFASSTHADSKDSTSPKRKRCITLNVGRCNGFNVPLQVICLSKMSGFQRKELKTKLKSELEQTQVFQEKLNLRSVLNVGVTTSSSINENEKKSDPTVRSGSQMKRGISGKFESSKTAEHPVSANNSNLVLMKQCQTLLKLLMSHQYGWVFNKPVDPKKLNIPDYYTVIKQPMDLGTIKKKITLGAYSSPWGFVADIRLTFTNAMTYNPPGNDVHIMADTLSKFFETRWKPIEKELASADAHVKRETQAPKSVSSSKKRKMPLNDSNTPAPESIIPKMTDEDKQSLTRRLESLLADLPDYIIDFLRRNSGNMNQSCEEIEIDIETLGEDTLFELQKLLDNYLQERETRQVKVKQCKGEVNENGVHTSAMYSCKGNDFADEDVDICGDDPPMSCYPTLAIEKDAKARNIKCSSSSSSSSDSGSTGDSDSSTGSEPEEQVSVPKDAAKENSGTKASSDQEKSDVMNPLDFNRTWSGLSQSEKDAHPRSLLVEADECQEGEHAPSERQVSPQKLYRAALLRSRFADTILKAREKTLHQGDKGDPEKLRREREEIERQQREERARLQAEAKAAEDARRQAEAEAAAEAKRKRELEREAARQALLKMEKTVDINEDCRILKDLEMLRTAPAEEIPMSLDEKCSDYYLNGIGGFKLGGNPLEQLGLFIKVDDEEEEEGEPKGAPEIDVEEGEID, via the exons ATGATTGATGTGAACAGACAGATTGATTATATGGCACCAACGGTTCTTCTAGAGTACaccaatcaaaagcagatgaagaaaAGTTCACAAGATCTTTCCTTTGCAATGgggaagctgcagaaattatgttCCGGTTCTGTCGTCGACTACCAACATGGATTAGAGGTGATGCTTGAATCGCAATGTTTTGCGAGCTCAACTCATGCTGATTCTAAAGATTCCACTTCTCCAAAGAGGAAGAGGTGCATAACCTTAAATGTGGGCAGATGCAATGGTTTTAATGTACCACTGCAGGTGATTTGTTTGTCCAAGATGTCTGGTTTTCAAAGAAAGGAATTGAAAACGAAACTAAAATCAGAGCTAGAGCAAACCCAGGTGTTTCAGGAGAAACTGAACTTGAGGAGTGTCTTAAATGTTGGTGTTACAACATCATCTTCTATTAATGAGAATGAGAAAAAAAGTGATCCCACAGTGCGGAGTGGCTCCCAGATGAAGCGTGGGATATCAGGAAAGTTTGAGTCTTCAAAAACAGCTGAACATCCAGTTTCTGCGAACAATTCAAATTTAGTGTTGATGAAACAGTGTCAGACACTCCTCAAGCTGTTGATGTCGCACCAGTATGGTTGGGTTTTTAACAAACCAGTTGATCCTAAGAAGTTGAACATTCCTGATTATTACACTGTCATTAAGCAACCAATGGATCTGGGCACCATCAAGAAAAAAATAACCTTGGGTGCTTACTCCAGCCCATGGGGTTTTGTTGCAGATATTAGGCTTACTTTTACAAACGCGATGACATACAACCCACCGGGTAATGATGTCCATATCATGGCAGATACACTGAGCAAGTTCTTTGAAACTCGGTGGAAACCAATAGAAAAAGAGTTAGCTTCAGCAGATGCACATGTTAAGAGAGAAACTCAAGCTCCCAAGTCAGTGTCCTCATCCAAAAAGAGGAAAATGCCCCTTAATGACTCCAATACCCCTGCACCTGAGAGTATAATACCCAAGATGACTGATGAGGATAAACAAAGTCTTACCAGACGATTGGAGTCACTTTTGGCAGATCTACCAGATTACATTATTGATTTTCTGAGACGGAACAGTGGAAATATGAATCAGAGTTGCGAGGAAATAGAAATTGATATTGAGACTCTTGGTGAGGACACACTTTTTGAGTTGCAAAAGCTTCTAGATAACTATTTGCAGGAGAGAGAGACAAGACAAGTGAAAGTGAAGCAGTGCAAAGGGGAG GTGAATGAAAATGGTGTACACACTTCAGCGATGTATTCTTGTAAAG GCAATGATTTTGCTGATGAGGATGTGGATATCTGTGGCGATGATCCTCCCATGTCTTGCTACCCTACTTTAGCAATAGAAAAGGATGCAAAGGCTAGAAATATTAAGTGTAGCAGTTCAAGCAGTTCAAGTAGCGATTCAGGTTCTACCGGTG ACTCTGACAGTTCCACCGGGAGTGAACCAGAGGAGCAAGTTTCTGTTCCAAAAGATGCTGCTAAG GAAAATTCAGGAACTAAGGCAAGTTCTGATCAAGAGAAAAGTGACGTAATGAACCCACTTGACTTTAATA GAACTTGGAGTGGGTTGAGTCAGTCAGAGAAAGATGCTCATCCTAGATCTTTATTGGTCGAGGCTGATGAGTGCCAAGAGG GGGAGCATGCTCCATCTGAGAGACAAGTCTCCCCACAAAAGCTATATAGAGCAGCTTTGCTTAGGAGCCGTTTTGCTGATACAATTCTCAAAGCTCGGGAGAAAACTCTTCACCAG GGTGACAAGGGGGACCCTGAAAAACTACGGCGTGAGAGAGAGGAAATTGAACGACAGCAAAGGGAAG AGAGAGCACGGCTGCAAGCAGAAGCTAAAGCTGCTGAGGATGCTCGCAGACAAGCTGAAGCAGAAGCTGCAGCTGAAGCTAAGCGCAAAAGAGAGCTCGAGAGAGAAGCAGCACGTCAGGCTTTGCTCAAG ATGGAGAAAACTGTGGACATCAATGAGGACTGTCGGATTCTTAAAGATCTGGAAATGCTTAGAACAGCTCCAGCTGAAGAAATACCGATGTCCCTTGATGAGAAGTGCTCAGATTATTATCTGAATGGCATAGGGGGCTTCAAACTTGGTGGTAACCCTTTAGAGCAACTTGGGCTATTCATTAAAGTCgatgatgaagaagaggaagagggtgaACCTAAAGGTGCTCCTGAAATTGATGTCGAGGAAGGAGAGATTGATTGA
- the LOC103968439 gene encoding transcription factor GTE9 isoform X2 produces the protein MAPTVLLEYTNQKQMKKSSQDLSFAMGKLQKLCSGSVVDYQHGLEVMLESQCFASSTHADSKDSTSPKRKRCITLNVGRCNGFNVPLQVICLSKMSGFQRKELKTKLKSELEQTQVFQEKLNLRSVLNVGVTTSSSINENEKKSDPTVRSGSQMKRGISGKFESSKTAEHPVSANNSNLVLMKQCQTLLKLLMSHQYGWVFNKPVDPKKLNIPDYYTVIKQPMDLGTIKKKITLGAYSSPWGFVADIRLTFTNAMTYNPPGNDVHIMADTLSKFFETRWKPIEKELASADAHVKRETQAPKSVSSSKKRKMPLNDSNTPAPESIIPKMTDEDKQSLTRRLESLLADLPDYIIDFLRRNSGNMNQSCEEIEIDIETLGEDTLFELQKLLDNYLQERETRQVKVKQCKGEVNENGVHTSAMYSCKGNDFADEDVDICGDDPPMSCYPTLAIEKDAKARNIKCSSSSSSSSDSGSTGDSDSSTGSEPEEQVSVPKDAAKENSGTKASSDQEKSDVMNPLDFNRTWSGLSQSEKDAHPRSLLVEADECQEGEHAPSERQVSPQKLYRAALLRSRFADTILKAREKTLHQGDKGDPEKLRREREEIERQQREERARLQAEAKAAEDARRQAEAEAAAEAKRKRELEREAARQALLKMEKTVDINEDCRILKDLEMLRTAPAEEIPMSLDEKCSDYYLNGIGGFKLGGNPLEQLGLFIKVDDEEEEEGEPKGAPEIDVEEGEID, from the exons ATGGCACCAACGGTTCTTCTAGAGTACaccaatcaaaagcagatgaagaaaAGTTCACAAGATCTTTCCTTTGCAATGgggaagctgcagaaattatgttCCGGTTCTGTCGTCGACTACCAACATGGATTAGAGGTGATGCTTGAATCGCAATGTTTTGCGAGCTCAACTCATGCTGATTCTAAAGATTCCACTTCTCCAAAGAGGAAGAGGTGCATAACCTTAAATGTGGGCAGATGCAATGGTTTTAATGTACCACTGCAGGTGATTTGTTTGTCCAAGATGTCTGGTTTTCAAAGAAAGGAATTGAAAACGAAACTAAAATCAGAGCTAGAGCAAACCCAGGTGTTTCAGGAGAAACTGAACTTGAGGAGTGTCTTAAATGTTGGTGTTACAACATCATCTTCTATTAATGAGAATGAGAAAAAAAGTGATCCCACAGTGCGGAGTGGCTCCCAGATGAAGCGTGGGATATCAGGAAAGTTTGAGTCTTCAAAAACAGCTGAACATCCAGTTTCTGCGAACAATTCAAATTTAGTGTTGATGAAACAGTGTCAGACACTCCTCAAGCTGTTGATGTCGCACCAGTATGGTTGGGTTTTTAACAAACCAGTTGATCCTAAGAAGTTGAACATTCCTGATTATTACACTGTCATTAAGCAACCAATGGATCTGGGCACCATCAAGAAAAAAATAACCTTGGGTGCTTACTCCAGCCCATGGGGTTTTGTTGCAGATATTAGGCTTACTTTTACAAACGCGATGACATACAACCCACCGGGTAATGATGTCCATATCATGGCAGATACACTGAGCAAGTTCTTTGAAACTCGGTGGAAACCAATAGAAAAAGAGTTAGCTTCAGCAGATGCACATGTTAAGAGAGAAACTCAAGCTCCCAAGTCAGTGTCCTCATCCAAAAAGAGGAAAATGCCCCTTAATGACTCCAATACCCCTGCACCTGAGAGTATAATACCCAAGATGACTGATGAGGATAAACAAAGTCTTACCAGACGATTGGAGTCACTTTTGGCAGATCTACCAGATTACATTATTGATTTTCTGAGACGGAACAGTGGAAATATGAATCAGAGTTGCGAGGAAATAGAAATTGATATTGAGACTCTTGGTGAGGACACACTTTTTGAGTTGCAAAAGCTTCTAGATAACTATTTGCAGGAGAGAGAGACAAGACAAGTGAAAGTGAAGCAGTGCAAAGGGGAG GTGAATGAAAATGGTGTACACACTTCAGCGATGTATTCTTGTAAAG GCAATGATTTTGCTGATGAGGATGTGGATATCTGTGGCGATGATCCTCCCATGTCTTGCTACCCTACTTTAGCAATAGAAAAGGATGCAAAGGCTAGAAATATTAAGTGTAGCAGTTCAAGCAGTTCAAGTAGCGATTCAGGTTCTACCGGTG ACTCTGACAGTTCCACCGGGAGTGAACCAGAGGAGCAAGTTTCTGTTCCAAAAGATGCTGCTAAG GAAAATTCAGGAACTAAGGCAAGTTCTGATCAAGAGAAAAGTGACGTAATGAACCCACTTGACTTTAATA GAACTTGGAGTGGGTTGAGTCAGTCAGAGAAAGATGCTCATCCTAGATCTTTATTGGTCGAGGCTGATGAGTGCCAAGAGG GGGAGCATGCTCCATCTGAGAGACAAGTCTCCCCACAAAAGCTATATAGAGCAGCTTTGCTTAGGAGCCGTTTTGCTGATACAATTCTCAAAGCTCGGGAGAAAACTCTTCACCAG GGTGACAAGGGGGACCCTGAAAAACTACGGCGTGAGAGAGAGGAAATTGAACGACAGCAAAGGGAAG AGAGAGCACGGCTGCAAGCAGAAGCTAAAGCTGCTGAGGATGCTCGCAGACAAGCTGAAGCAGAAGCTGCAGCTGAAGCTAAGCGCAAAAGAGAGCTCGAGAGAGAAGCAGCACGTCAGGCTTTGCTCAAG ATGGAGAAAACTGTGGACATCAATGAGGACTGTCGGATTCTTAAAGATCTGGAAATGCTTAGAACAGCTCCAGCTGAAGAAATACCGATGTCCCTTGATGAGAAGTGCTCAGATTATTATCTGAATGGCATAGGGGGCTTCAAACTTGGTGGTAACCCTTTAGAGCAACTTGGGCTATTCATTAAAGTCgatgatgaagaagaggaagagggtgaACCTAAAGGTGCTCCTGAAATTGATGTCGAGGAAGGAGAGATTGATTGA